A stretch of Pseudomonadota bacterium DNA encodes these proteins:
- a CDS encoding NUDIX domain-containing protein, producing MSWSQRPLNPNSKRYKLACFISSLLTGHSIQHMNQWGGFNAATINVLIHDGKVLMGKRAPFLERHGLYSLMGGYIEPEVAESFAEGAAREILEECHIAIDPDALMLLEEKKAPKIHHHVKTKHHAETHNIICVFVYVLSDEEAAMAAPSDEMDPLEWLTFSEVVQYAKDDKLAFREDLRILKKARTLGYF from the coding sequence ATGTCGTGGTCTCAAAGACCCCTTAACCCCAATAGCAAACGCTACAAACTGGCCTGCTTTATCTCTTCTCTTCTCACTGGACATAGCATTCAGCACATGAACCAATGGGGCGGATTTAACGCAGCCACCATTAATGTACTGATTCATGACGGTAAAGTTCTCATGGGCAAACGCGCTCCCTTTCTTGAACGCCACGGGCTTTACTCTCTCATGGGTGGTTATATCGAGCCTGAAGTTGCCGAAAGCTTTGCCGAAGGCGCTGCACGTGAAATTCTTGAAGAGTGTCACATTGCCATTGACCCTGACGCCCTCATGCTTCTAGAAGAAAAGAAAGCACCCAAGATTCATCACCATGTCAAAACCAAACACCACGCAGAAACCCATAATATTATCTGTGTTTTTGTATATGTGCTCAGTGATGAAGAAGCCGCAATGGCCGCCCCTTCTGATGAAATGGATCCACTTGAGTGGCTCACTTTCTCTGAAGTTGTGCAATATGCCAAAGATGACAAGCTCGCTTTTCGTGAAGATCTGCGCATCCTCAAAAAAGCGCGTACCCTTGGGTATTTTTAA